The genomic DNA GCGATGGCCGTACTCTGACCAGCCGTATCGACCTGCCTGCAGGGCCTGCGCAGACGGTCATGGTGCCGCTCAAGGCCAGCTCCCCTCTGAGCCAGGGCATGCGCGCCGGCCCACCGATGCCCTGGAACCATGAAGGGCAACGGTTGCTGCTGACCAGCAGCGCCGGTGAGGTCGATCTCAAGCAGGTGGTATCCGTCAGCTTGAGCATTCCCGGCCCCAAGGTTGCGCAGAACCTGCTGATCGAAAAGGTCGGTATCCAGGACGATGACCTTGCCTACCAGGCGGCCTACCACGCACTGATCGACGCTTACGGCCAGTCCACTCGCGGCCGCTGGCCCGAGAAGGTGGTCAACGATGAACAACTGAAGGCTGCTGACAACCGTGAGCTGCAACAGCTCAAGGCCTGGCTGGCCGAGCATCACAAGCAACAGCTGGACAGCTACGGCGGCCTGCTTGCCGGGCCGGCGTTCGAGGCCAAGGGTTTCTTCCGTACGGAAAAACGTGACGGCCGCTGGCACCTGGTAACCCCCGATGGCCATCCGTTTTACTCGTTGGGCGTCAATGCAGTGGCTGCCGATGGCGGGCGTACCTATGTCGCCGGCCGCGAAGGGATGTTTGGTGTGCTACCGGGCGAAGGTGACGCACTTGGCGCCTTTTATGGCGAGGGCAACAACGATGATGGCAATGCATCGTCGCAGGGGCGCAACTTCAAGAAGGGGCGCTGGTTCGACTTCTATGCGGCCAACATCCACCGCGCCCATGGCAAGCCTTGCCCGGCAGGGGGGGAGGTGCAACCTGCCGCGCCCTGTCCGCCGCCTTCGCTGGATACCGCTCGTTGGCAGGCACATACGCTCGATCGTTTGCAGGCCTGGGGCTTCAATACCCTGGGCAACTGGAGCGACCCTGAACTCGGCCAGGCCAAACGCATGCCCTATACCCTGCCGCTGTCGATCGTCGGTGACTATGCCAGCATCAGCACAGGCATGGACTGGTGGGGGCGCATGCCCGACCCGTTCGATCCGCGTTTCGCCATGGCCACCGAGCGTGCTGTGGCCATCGCCGCCCGTGACCACCGGGATGATCCTTGGCTGATCGGTTACTTTGCCGATAACGAGCTGGCCTGGGCTGCGCCTGGTAATGACCCCAAGGCCCGTTACGGCCTTGCCTATGGCACCCTGCGTCTGACAACCGATGTGCCGGCCAAGCGTGCCTTCCTCAAGCAACTGCGCGACAAGTACCGTAACCAGCAGGGGCTGTCCAAGGCCTGGGGCATTGACCTGCAAGCCTGGGAATTGATGGAAGACCCAGGCTTCGAGGCGCCGCTGCCCAACCCCGAGCACCCTGAGATCGAACGCGATTACCAGCACTTCCAGCAGGTGTTCGCCGAAACCTATTTCAAGACCATCGCCGATTCGCTGAACTGGCATGCGCCCAACCACCTTCTGCTGGGCGGGCGCTTTGCCGTCAGCACACCCGAAGCGGTCAAGGCCTGCGCCGAGTTCTGCGATGTGCTGAGCTTCAACTTCTATACCCTCAAACCCGATGACGGCTACGACTTCGCCCAGCTGGCGGAGCTGGACAAGCCGGTGCTGGTGTCCGAATTCCAGTTCGGTTCTCGTGACCGTGGGCCTTTCTGGCCGGGGCCGGTGGAAGTGGCGCGTGAAGAGGATCGTGGCCCGGCCTACGGCAACTTCCTCAAGGCGGCATTGGCGCAGCCGATGATCGTCGGCGCTCACTGGTTCCAATATCTCGACCAGCCTGCCAGCGGGCGTTTGCTCGATGGCGAAAACGGGCACCTTGGGTTGGTGGCGATCACCGATACGCCGTATCCGGATTTTGTCGAGGCGGTGCGCAAGAGTAACCGGAAGGCCGTTGGTCAGTTGAGCAGCCTGTTGCACGAAGGGGGCTCTACCACGGGGGCGCCAACCGACGAGGCGCCCTGAAAAGGGCGCTTTTCTGCGTGATCATCCAGCCTTGCCCAGTAGGCAAAACCGCCAACTACTGAAACAATGCACCCCTTTTTCAGCAAGGTCGAACGGAGAACGGGCGGGTGCAGATCCAGGGTCACTATGAGCTGAAGTTCGAGGCAGTGCGTGAAGCGTTTGCGGCATTGTTCGATGATCCCCAGGAGCGCGGCGCGGCGCTGTGCATCCAGGTCGGTGGCGAGACTGTAATCGACCTTTGG from Pseudomonas putida includes the following:
- a CDS encoding beta-galactosidase — translated: MIRRTLPAVLTLLLSTPAMAGQQTLFSFVRPASVVNVATEGAGMPQYNAEQTAEGEVLRRVVFNPVERPTLRLSPQSGAWDWSAGQFLTLRLQSAMDWALTVDVTVLGSDGRTLTSRIDLPAGPAQTVMVPLKASSPLSQGMRAGPPMPWNHEGQRLLLTSSAGEVDLKQVVSVSLSIPGPKVAQNLLIEKVGIQDDDLAYQAAYHALIDAYGQSTRGRWPEKVVNDEQLKAADNRELQQLKAWLAEHHKQQLDSYGGLLAGPAFEAKGFFRTEKRDGRWHLVTPDGHPFYSLGVNAVAADGGRTYVAGREGMFGVLPGEGDALGAFYGEGNNDDGNASSQGRNFKKGRWFDFYAANIHRAHGKPCPAGGEVQPAAPCPPPSLDTARWQAHTLDRLQAWGFNTLGNWSDPELGQAKRMPYTLPLSIVGDYASISTGMDWWGRMPDPFDPRFAMATERAVAIAARDHRDDPWLIGYFADNELAWAAPGNDPKARYGLAYGTLRLTTDVPAKRAFLKQLRDKYRNQQGLSKAWGIDLQAWELMEDPGFEAPLPNPEHPEIERDYQHFQQVFAETYFKTIADSLNWHAPNHLLLGGRFAVSTPEAVKACAEFCDVLSFNFYTLKPDDGYDFAQLAELDKPVLVSEFQFGSRDRGPFWPGPVEVAREEDRGPAYGNFLKAALAQPMIVGAHWFQYLDQPASGRLLDGENGHLGLVAITDTPYPDFVEAVRKSNRKAVGQLSSLLHEGGSTTGAPTDEAP